The Vescimonas coprocola genome includes a window with the following:
- a CDS encoding Gx transporter family protein: MKHISTRQLALCAVLAALALGLSTLENLFPVTLLIPLPGVKLGLANIVTVFALYQLGALPALAILTARCLLGGLFAGNASAMLFSLLGGLTAMLVMILLRRLRCLSIYGVSIGGAAGHNLGQMAAALITLGNTAVLGYLPFLLGISLLTGTLTGFVSSLLFRAMAHIKLSTKE; encoded by the coding sequence GCACTGGGGCTCAGCACGCTGGAAAACCTCTTTCCCGTGACGCTGCTGATCCCCCTGCCCGGCGTGAAGCTGGGCCTTGCCAACATCGTCACCGTGTTCGCCCTGTATCAGCTGGGCGCTCTCCCGGCGCTGGCCATTCTCACGGCCCGGTGCCTGCTGGGCGGTCTCTTCGCCGGGAACGCCTCCGCCATGCTCTTCTCCCTGCTGGGGGGCCTCACCGCCATGCTGGTGATGATCCTCCTGCGCCGCTTGAGATGCCTGTCCATCTACGGTGTCTCCATCGGCGGCGCTGCCGGCCATAACCTGGGCCAGATGGCGGCTGCCCTCATCACGCTGGGCAACACCGCCGTACTGGGCTACCTTCCCTTCCTGCTGGGCATCTCCCTGCTGACGGGGACCCTTACGGGCTTCGTCTCCTCTCTGCTGTTCCGGGCCATGGCCCATATCAAACTCTCGACAAAGGAGTAA
- a CDS encoding AAA family ATPase, with product MDKKDEIILQQLEVIRTMTERNLRSMGDDFWGTPFEGVLSPKSPSAPPSGGKPVGSADGKMPAQPSDGKTAGGQPAAKAEKTEVVEPLPKEDMKDLQAELDSYIGLATVKEEVRNLINMASVYKLRRQHDLPTTDMSLHMVFTGNPGTGKTMMARMMARIYRSLDILSKGQLVEVDRSGLVAGYVGQTAIKTQKVIQKALGGVLFIDEAYALNGKSENDFGQEAIDTILKAMEDHRDDLVVIVAGYTDLMDRFIHSNPGLESRFNRFLLFEDYTPDEMLDIFKMQCKKGCYQLSDGVEELVRDYITEENGDPETFGNARGVRNIFEHILVAQNNRLAAMETVTKEDLMTLTQDDVLHARGKLD from the coding sequence ATGGATAAAAAAGACGAGATCATCCTCCAGCAGCTGGAGGTCATCCGCACCATGACGGAGCGCAACCTCCGCAGCATGGGCGACGATTTTTGGGGCACTCCCTTCGAGGGTGTCCTGTCCCCCAAGTCCCCCTCCGCCCCGCCCTCCGGCGGGAAGCCTGTAGGCAGCGCCGACGGCAAAATGCCCGCCCAGCCGTCCGATGGCAAGACCGCCGGCGGTCAGCCTGCCGCCAAGGCTGAGAAAACGGAGGTGGTGGAGCCCCTGCCCAAGGAGGACATGAAGGACCTGCAGGCGGAGCTGGACAGCTACATCGGCCTTGCCACCGTCAAGGAGGAGGTCCGCAACCTCATCAACATGGCCTCCGTCTACAAGCTTCGCCGCCAGCACGACCTGCCCACCACGGATATGTCCCTGCACATGGTGTTCACCGGCAACCCCGGCACCGGCAAGACCATGATGGCCCGGATGATGGCCCGTATCTACCGGAGTCTGGACATCCTCTCCAAGGGCCAGCTGGTAGAGGTGGACCGCAGCGGTCTGGTGGCCGGATATGTGGGCCAAACCGCCATCAAGACCCAAAAGGTCATCCAGAAGGCGCTGGGCGGCGTGCTGTTCATCGACGAGGCCTATGCCCTCAACGGTAAGAGCGAGAACGACTTCGGTCAGGAGGCCATCGACACCATCCTCAAGGCCATGGAGGATCACCGGGACGATCTGGTGGTCATCGTGGCGGGCTACACCGATCTGATGGATCGGTTCATCCACTCCAATCCCGGACTGGAATCCCGCTTCAACCGTTTCCTGCTCTTCGAGGACTACACCCCCGATGAGATGCTGGATATCTTCAAGATGCAGTGCAAAAAGGGCTGCTATCAGTTGTCGGACGGCGTGGAGGAGCTGGTGCGGGACTACATCACCGAGGAAAACGGCGACCCGGAGACCTTCGGCAACGCCCGTGGCGTGCGGAACATCTTTGAGCACATTCTGGTGGCCCAGAATAACCGTCTGGCCGCCATGGAGACCGTCACCAAGGAGGACCTGATGACCCTCACACAGGATGACGTCCTCCACGCCAGAGGGAAGCTGGACTGA
- the typA gene encoding translational GTPase TypA — translation MQNEKLRNVAIIAHVDHGKTTLVDQMLKQGGVYRENQETVERVMDSNDLERERGITILAKNTAIQYGDTKINIVDTPGHADFGGEVERILKMVNGVILLVDAAEGPMPQTRFVLSRALELGHRVIVVVNKIDRPDQRIHEVIDEVLELLLDLDATPEQLDSPMLFCSARQGVASYSPDVPGTDLKPLFDTILSYIPAPEADLDQPFQMLVSSIDYNEFVGRIAIGRIERGVLKQNQEIAVCNYHDPDAPAKKAKAVSMYEFEGLGKKPITEATAGNIIALSGIPDITIGDTICATSCVEPLPFVKISAPTMEMTFSVNDSPYAGREGKFVTSRQLRERLFRETLKDVSLRVTELDGATDAFNVAGRGEMSLSILIETMRREGYEFQVSPPRVLYQTIDGKKCEPIERLVVDVPSESVGAVIEKLGARKGDLLEMTPVGSRMKLEFLIPARGLFGYRNEFLTDTRGEGIMASVFDSYAPYKGDLNRRNTGSLVAFETGESVSYGLFNAQDRGALFIGPGVKVYEGMVVGVSPKQEDITVNVCKKKQMTNMRAAGSDDALRLVPPRRLSLEQCLEFLANDELLEVTPENLRIRKTILNHEKRMKASHGGKKK, via the coding sequence TTGCAGAACGAAAAACTGAGAAACGTAGCCATCATCGCCCACGTGGACCACGGCAAGACCACGCTGGTGGACCAGATGCTCAAGCAGGGTGGCGTGTACCGGGAGAATCAGGAGACGGTGGAGCGTGTCATGGACTCCAACGATCTGGAGCGTGAGCGTGGCATCACCATTCTGGCCAAGAACACCGCCATCCAGTACGGCGACACCAAGATCAACATCGTGGACACGCCGGGCCATGCCGACTTCGGCGGTGAGGTGGAGCGCATCCTGAAAATGGTCAACGGCGTTATCCTGCTGGTGGACGCCGCTGAGGGGCCCATGCCCCAGACCCGCTTTGTGCTGAGCCGTGCGCTGGAGCTGGGCCACCGGGTCATCGTGGTGGTCAACAAGATCGACCGCCCCGACCAGCGCATCCACGAGGTCATCGACGAGGTGCTGGAGCTGCTGCTGGATCTGGACGCCACCCCGGAGCAGCTGGATTCCCCCATGCTGTTCTGCTCGGCCCGTCAGGGCGTGGCCTCCTACTCCCCCGACGTCCCCGGCACGGATCTCAAGCCCCTGTTCGACACCATCCTCAGCTACATCCCCGCCCCGGAGGCGGATCTGGATCAGCCCTTCCAGATGCTGGTGTCCTCCATCGACTATAACGAGTTCGTGGGGCGCATCGCCATTGGACGCATCGAGCGTGGTGTGCTGAAGCAGAATCAGGAGATCGCCGTCTGCAACTACCACGACCCCGACGCCCCCGCCAAGAAGGCCAAGGCCGTCTCCATGTACGAGTTCGAGGGACTGGGCAAGAAGCCCATCACCGAGGCCACCGCCGGCAACATCATCGCCCTGTCCGGCATCCCCGATATCACCATCGGTGATACCATCTGCGCCACCTCCTGTGTGGAGCCTCTGCCCTTCGTGAAGATCTCCGCTCCCACCATGGAGATGACCTTCTCCGTCAACGACTCCCCCTATGCCGGGCGTGAGGGCAAGTTCGTCACCTCCCGCCAGCTGCGGGAGCGGCTGTTCCGTGAGACCCTGAAGGATGTCTCCCTGCGGGTCACGGAGCTGGATGGCGCCACCGACGCCTTCAACGTGGCGGGCCGTGGCGAAATGAGTCTGTCCATCCTCATTGAGACCATGCGCCGGGAGGGCTATGAGTTCCAAGTCTCTCCCCCCCGTGTGCTGTACCAGACCATCGACGGCAAGAAGTGTGAGCCCATCGAGCGGCTGGTGGTGGATGTCCCCAGCGAGTCCGTGGGCGCCGTCATCGAGAAGCTGGGCGCCCGGAAGGGCGATCTGCTGGAGATGACCCCCGTGGGCAGCCGCATGAAGCTGGAGTTTCTGATCCCCGCCCGCGGCCTGTTCGGTTACCGCAACGAGTTCCTGACGGATACCCGTGGCGAGGGCATCATGGCCTCCGTGTTCGACAGCTACGCCCCCTATAAGGGCGACCTGAACCGGCGCAACACCGGCTCTCTGGTGGCCTTCGAGACCGGCGAGTCCGTCAGCTACGGTCTGTTCAATGCGCAGGACCGTGGCGCCCTGTTCATCGGCCCCGGCGTAAAGGTCTACGAGGGCATGGTGGTGGGTGTCAGCCCCAAGCAGGAGGACATCACCGTCAACGTCTGCAAGAAGAAGCAGATGACCAATATGCGGGCCGCCGGCTCCGACGATGCCCTGCGGCTGGTGCCGCCCCGCCGTCTGAGTCTGGAGCAGTGTCTGGAGTTTCTGGCCAACGACGAGCTGCTGGAGGTCACACCGGAGAATCTCCGCATCCGCAAGACCATCCTCAACCACGAAAAGCGCATGAAGGCCTCCCACGGCGGCAAGAAAAAGTAA